The Lysobacter gummosus genome includes a region encoding these proteins:
- the cysK gene encoding cysteine synthase A: MPLYDSILDTIGNTPIVKLHRLAPKHVSLYAKVESFNPGGSVKDRLALAIVLDAERSGALKPGQTIVEATSGNTGIALALVAAARGYPFVAVMTETFSIERRKLMRAYGAKVILTPAAERGTGMVRKAAELAEKHGWFLAQQFENPANPAYHRSTTGPEILRDFAGKRLDFFVTGWGTGGTLTGAGQVLKLARPDLKIITSEPAGASLLSGAAWQPHKIQGWTPDFVPGVLDRGVADEIRPVDDVTARDTARRLAAEEGLFVGISAGATVAAALQVAQTAPEGSVLLAMLPDTGERYLSTFLFEGVSEGSDDEWLASLDQKESVAA; the protein is encoded by the coding sequence ATGCCTTTGTACGACAGCATCCTCGACACCATCGGCAACACGCCGATCGTCAAACTGCATCGCCTCGCGCCCAAGCATGTGTCGCTGTACGCGAAGGTCGAATCCTTCAATCCCGGCGGCTCGGTCAAGGACCGCCTGGCGCTGGCGATCGTGCTCGACGCCGAACGCAGCGGCGCGCTCAAGCCCGGCCAGACCATCGTGGAAGCGACTTCGGGCAATACCGGCATCGCGCTGGCGCTGGTCGCGGCCGCGCGCGGTTATCCCTTCGTCGCGGTGATGACGGAAACCTTCTCGATCGAACGGCGCAAGCTGATGCGCGCCTACGGCGCGAAAGTGATCCTGACCCCGGCCGCCGAACGCGGCACCGGCATGGTCCGCAAAGCCGCGGAACTGGCGGAAAAACATGGCTGGTTCCTGGCCCAGCAGTTCGAGAATCCGGCCAACCCGGCTTATCACCGCAGCACCACCGGCCCGGAAATCCTGCGCGATTTCGCCGGCAAGCGCCTGGACTTCTTCGTCACCGGCTGGGGCACGGGCGGCACGCTCACCGGCGCCGGGCAAGTGCTCAAGCTGGCGCGTCCGGATCTGAAGATCATCACCTCCGAGCCGGCCGGCGCGTCCTTGCTCAGCGGCGCGGCCTGGCAGCCGCACAAGATTCAGGGCTGGACGCCGGACTTCGTGCCCGGCGTGCTCGATCGCGGCGTCGCGGACGAAATCCGTCCGGTCGATGACGTGACCGCCCGCGACACCGCCCGCCGGCTCGCCGCCGAGGAAGGTCTGTTCGTCGGTATCTCCGCCGGCGCGACCGTGGCCGCGGCGCTGCAGGTCGCGCAAACCGCGCCGGAAGGCTCGGTGCTGCTGGCGATGCTGCCCGACACCGGCGAGCGCTATCTGTCCACGTTCTTGTTCGAAGGCGTGTCGGAAGGTTCCGACGACGAATGGCTGGCCTCGCTGGATCAGAAGGAGTCCGTCGCGGCCTGA
- the cysG gene encoding siroheme synthase CysG — protein MTSPLFPLFADLRGRTVLVVGGGAVALRKAAALLEAGARVRVGAPQLLPALAEWAAQGRIEHLSGHFQPEWLDQAWLAIAATDDGAVNRAVAEAGEARRVWVNVVDDLEASSFHVPARVERGPVQIAISSGGGAPMLARHLRETLETQFDESLGELARLLSRERARIRRHYPDMAVRRRFFDRVLSGPIPSLLREGRLDEAQRAFGVALIDDKPDAPPAGSVALVGAGPGDAGLMTLRGLRVLNEADVILHDRLVSADVLRLARRDAELIEVGKQAGNHHTTQDRIHELMLEHARAGKRVVRLKGGDPFVFGRGGEELEVLADAGIAFEVVPGITAAVACAAYAGVPLTHREHAQSLRLVTAHLKDSTDTLDWQALAQEKQTLAVYMGVSGLDLLRDKLIQHGRAASTPFALIENGSRREQRVVTGTLADLAERARGHQVQSPALLIVGEVAALAQRLHWFGDAPLTDFADAPISSDTAFAAAA, from the coding sequence ATGACCAGCCCCCTGTTTCCGCTGTTTGCCGACCTGCGCGGACGCACCGTGCTCGTGGTCGGCGGCGGAGCGGTGGCGCTGCGCAAGGCCGCGGCATTGCTCGAAGCCGGCGCCCGGGTGCGCGTGGGCGCACCGCAGCTGCTGCCGGCGCTGGCCGAATGGGCGGCGCAGGGACGGATCGAACACTTATCCGGACACTTCCAGCCCGAATGGCTGGACCAGGCCTGGCTGGCGATCGCCGCCACCGACGATGGCGCGGTCAACCGCGCCGTCGCCGAGGCCGGCGAAGCGCGCCGGGTCTGGGTCAACGTCGTGGACGATCTGGAGGCCTCCAGCTTTCACGTCCCGGCCCGGGTAGAACGCGGCCCGGTGCAGATCGCCATCTCCAGCGGCGGCGGCGCGCCGATGCTGGCGCGGCATCTGCGCGAAACCCTGGAAACCCAGTTCGACGAATCGCTCGGCGAACTCGCGCGCCTGCTCAGCCGCGAACGCGCGCGCATCCGCCGCCACTATCCGGACATGGCGGTGCGGCGGCGTTTCTTCGATCGCGTGCTGTCCGGGCCGATTCCCTCGCTGCTGCGCGAAGGCCGCCTGGACGAAGCGCAGCGCGCGTTCGGCGTAGCCTTGATCGACGACAAGCCCGATGCGCCGCCGGCAGGTTCGGTCGCGCTGGTCGGCGCCGGTCCGGGCGACGCGGGCTTGATGACCTTGCGTGGTCTGCGCGTATTGAACGAAGCCGATGTGATTCTGCATGACCGCTTGGTCAGCGCCGACGTGCTGCGCCTGGCGCGCCGCGACGCGGAGCTGATCGAAGTCGGCAAGCAGGCCGGCAATCATCACACCACGCAGGATCGCATCCACGAGTTGATGCTCGAACACGCCCGCGCCGGCAAGCGCGTGGTGCGGCTCAAGGGCGGCGATCCGTTCGTGTTCGGCCGCGGCGGCGAAGAACTGGAAGTGCTGGCCGATGCCGGCATCGCCTTCGAAGTCGTGCCGGGCATCACCGCCGCCGTGGCCTGCGCCGCTTACGCAGGTGTCCCACTGACGCATCGCGAGCATGCTCAATCGCTGCGCTTGGTCACCGCGCATCTGAAGGACTCGACCGACACCCTCGATTGGCAGGCGCTGGCGCAGGAAAAGCAGACGCTGGCGGTCTACATGGGCGTGTCCGGGCTGGATCTGCTGCGCGACAAACTGATTCAACACGGCCGCGCGGCATCCACGCCGTTCGCGCTGATCGAAAACGGTTCGCGCCGCGAGCAGCGCGTGGTCACCGGCACGCTGGCCGATCTGGCCGAACGCGCGCGTGGGCACCAGGTGCAGTCGCCGGCCTTGCTGATCGTCGGCGAAGTCGCCGCGCTGGCGCAGCGCCTGCACTGGTTCGGCGATGCGCCGCTGACCGATTTCGCCGATGCGCCGATCTCCAGCGACACCGCGTTCGCCGCGGCCGCCTGA
- a CDS encoding LysR family transcriptional regulator yields the protein MTLTQLRYLVAIADSGLNITLAAERVHATQPGLSKQLKQLEDELGFLLFVRKGRSLEAIAPAGERVLEHARRILEEAGNIRAYAANERGQHAGRLVLSTTHTQARYVLPPIIAQVKRDFPQVSVHLQAAADGEVLSHLSHGNADLAVISTAGAPPEGGLAVPLFRWRRVVLVPRAHALAKLDRAPTLAELAAHPLISYESSTRPESSLRRAFSAGGHEPQLAMTARDADLIKTYVRAGLGVGVLAEMAVTSRDEDLKALVAPDAFPECITWAVIPRARVLRDYALELLHGLAPQIDRRDLRRVLEGNLEPQWPKAPTWVELTQPISS from the coding sequence ATGACCCTGACCCAGCTGCGCTATCTGGTCGCCATCGCCGATTCCGGCCTCAACATCACCCTCGCCGCCGAACGCGTTCACGCCACCCAGCCCGGTTTGTCCAAGCAGCTCAAGCAACTGGAGGACGAATTGGGCTTCTTGTTGTTCGTGCGCAAGGGCCGCAGCCTGGAAGCGATCGCGCCGGCCGGCGAGCGCGTGCTCGAACACGCGCGCCGCATTCTCGAAGAAGCCGGCAATATCCGCGCCTATGCCGCCAATGAGCGCGGCCAGCACGCCGGGCGCCTGGTGCTGTCCACCACGCACACGCAGGCGCGCTACGTGCTGCCGCCGATCATCGCCCAGGTCAAGCGCGACTTCCCGCAAGTCAGCGTGCATCTGCAAGCGGCGGCCGACGGCGAGGTGCTGTCGCATCTGTCGCACGGCAACGCCGATCTGGCGGTGATCAGCACCGCCGGCGCGCCGCCCGAAGGCGGGCTGGCGGTGCCGCTGTTCCGTTGGCGCCGGGTGGTGCTGGTGCCGCGCGCGCATGCGCTGGCCAAGCTCGATCGCGCGCCGACGCTGGCCGAACTGGCGGCGCATCCTTTGATCAGTTACGAATCTTCGACGCGTCCGGAATCCTCGTTGCGCCGCGCCTTCAGCGCCGGCGGCCACGAGCCGCAGCTGGCGATGACCGCGCGCGATGCGGACTTGATCAAGACTTACGTGCGCGCCGGTCTCGGCGTGGGCGTGCTGGCGGAGATGGCGGTGACCTCGCGCGATGAGGACCTCAAGGCGCTGGTCGCGCCGGACGCATTTCCCGAGTGCATCACCTGGGCGGTGATCCCGCGTGCGCGGGTGTTGCGCGATTACGCGCTGGAGTTGCTGCACGGCCTGGCGCCGCAGATCGACCGGCGCGATCTGCGGCGGGTGCTGGAAGGCAATCTGGAACCGCAGTGGCCTAAGGCGCCTACTTGGGTTGAATTGACTCAGCCGATTAGTTCTTGA
- a CDS encoding phosphoadenylyl-sulfate reductase produces MSAPTDPVTAAESPRALAELNAWLGTQSAQQRIAWALENTAGEHALSSSFGAQSAVSLHMVTAQAPKIPVIVVDTGYLFPETYRFIDQLGERLDLNLKVYRPQMGVAWMEARFGRLWEQGVEGIERYNRLRKVEPMQRALSELGVRTWIAGLRRSQSGSRANIDFVQLKDGRWKLHPLADWTDRDIWQYLQTHDLPYHPLWHDGYVSIGDTHTTRRLEPGMREEDTRFFGLKRECGLHFDSEPVAEDKAA; encoded by the coding sequence ATGAGCGCACCCACCGACCCTGTCACCGCCGCCGAATCCCCGCGCGCGCTGGCCGAACTCAACGCCTGGCTGGGCACCCAGTCGGCGCAGCAGCGCATCGCCTGGGCGCTGGAAAACACCGCGGGCGAACACGCGCTGTCGTCGAGTTTCGGCGCGCAGTCGGCGGTGTCGCTGCACATGGTGACCGCGCAGGCGCCGAAGATTCCCGTGATCGTGGTCGATACCGGTTATCTGTTTCCGGAGACCTATCGCTTCATCGACCAGCTCGGCGAGCGCCTCGATCTCAATCTGAAGGTGTATCGCCCGCAGATGGGCGTGGCCTGGATGGAAGCGCGATTCGGTCGCTTGTGGGAACAGGGCGTGGAAGGCATCGAGCGCTACAACCGCCTGCGCAAGGTCGAGCCGATGCAACGCGCCTTGAGCGAACTGGGCGTGCGCACCTGGATCGCCGGCCTGCGCCGCAGCCAGTCGGGTAGCCGCGCCAACATCGATTTCGTGCAGTTGAAGGACGGCCGCTGGAAGCTGCATCCGCTGGCGGACTGGACCGATCGCGATATCTGGCAGTATTTGCAGACTCATGATCTGCCTTACCACCCGTTGTGGCACGACGGCTATGTGTCGATCGGCGACACCCACACTACGCGGCGGCTGGAGCCGGGCATGCGCGAGGAGGACACGCGCTTCTTCGGGCTAAAGCGCGAATGCGGGCTGCATTTCGATAGTGAGCCGGTGGCGGAAGATAAGGCCGCTTGA
- the cysI gene encoding assimilatory sulfite reductase (NADPH) hemoprotein subunit, which produces MSAHSVEDIKQSSARLRGTLLESLANPVTGALNDDDQTLIKYHGSYQQDDRDVREERRQALLEPAYSFMIRTRTPGGVVSPEQWLKLDGIATRYAERGLRVTTRQAFQFHGVIKTELKPTMQAINATLIDTLAACGDVNRNVAVAANPQLSASHAAVFAQAAALSEHLLPNTRAYYEIWLDEERIAGSGSEDEPIYGKAYLPRKFKIGFAIPPYNDVDVFAQDLGYIAIIEDGELLGYNVTVGGGMGATHGDAETYPRVADVIGFVAPGQVIAVGEAVVTAQRDFGNREVRKRARLKYTIDDRGLDWFKSEVERRAGFSLQPARPFAFRHNGDRFGWVEGDDGRAHLTLRIPAGRIVDGALDGLGAAVTHLSGLREIAQLLSGHDGAEFRMTPNQNLVIAGVPADLRAQVDALVARHGLDGYIQASPVRRNALACVALPTCGLAMAEAERYLPDFVGEVEKLLARHAIPDAAINLRISGCPNGCSRPYLGEIALVGKAPGRYNLMLGADHRGQRLNTLYRENIAEPEILAALDPLFAGYASERIGDEGFGDYLVRSEVVSVPYPTPTGIPVVLVTEAHA; this is translated from the coding sequence ATGAGCGCGCATTCGGTCGAGGACATCAAACAGTCCAGCGCGCGTCTGCGCGGCACCTTGCTGGAAAGTCTGGCCAACCCGGTCACCGGCGCGCTGAACGACGACGACCAGACCCTGATCAAGTACCACGGCAGCTATCAGCAGGACGATCGCGACGTGCGCGAGGAGCGCCGTCAGGCGCTGCTGGAGCCGGCCTACAGCTTCATGATCCGCACCCGCACGCCCGGCGGCGTGGTGTCGCCCGAGCAATGGCTCAAGCTCGACGGCATCGCCACCCGCTACGCCGAGCGCGGCCTGCGCGTCACCACCCGCCAGGCCTTCCAGTTCCACGGCGTGATCAAGACCGAGCTCAAGCCGACCATGCAGGCGATCAACGCCACGCTGATCGACACTCTGGCCGCCTGCGGCGACGTCAACCGCAATGTCGCGGTCGCCGCCAATCCGCAGCTGTCGGCCTCGCACGCGGCGGTGTTCGCCCAGGCCGCGGCGCTGTCGGAGCATCTGCTGCCAAACACCCGCGCCTACTACGAAATCTGGCTGGACGAAGAACGCATCGCCGGCAGCGGCAGCGAGGACGAGCCGATCTACGGCAAGGCCTACCTGCCGCGCAAGTTCAAGATCGGCTTCGCGATTCCGCCGTACAACGATGTCGATGTGTTCGCGCAGGACCTGGGCTACATCGCGATCATCGAAGACGGAGAACTGCTCGGCTACAACGTCACCGTCGGCGGCGGCATGGGCGCGACTCACGGCGACGCCGAAACCTATCCGCGCGTGGCCGACGTGATCGGCTTCGTCGCGCCGGGTCAGGTGATCGCGGTCGGCGAAGCGGTGGTGACAGCGCAGCGCGATTTCGGCAATCGCGAAGTGCGCAAGCGCGCGCGTCTGAAGTACACCATCGACGATCGCGGGCTGGACTGGTTCAAATCGGAAGTCGAACGCCGCGCCGGATTCTCTCTCCAGCCGGCGCGGCCGTTCGCCTTCCGCCACAACGGCGACCGCTTCGGCTGGGTCGAAGGCGACGACGGCCGCGCGCATCTGACCTTGCGCATTCCGGCCGGGCGCATCGTCGACGGCGCGCTCGACGGTCTGGGCGCGGCGGTCACTCATCTGAGCGGCCTGCGCGAAATCGCGCAACTGCTCAGCGGCCACGACGGCGCCGAATTCCGCATGACGCCGAACCAGAATCTGGTGATCGCCGGGGTGCCCGCGGACTTGCGCGCGCAAGTCGATGCGCTGGTCGCCCGGCATGGCCTGGACGGCTATATCCAGGCCAGCCCGGTGCGCCGCAATGCCCTGGCCTGCGTGGCGCTGCCGACCTGCGGCCTGGCGATGGCCGAGGCCGAACGTTATCTGCCCGATTTCGTCGGCGAAGTCGAAAAGCTGCTGGCGCGCCATGCGATTCCCGATGCCGCGATCAACCTGCGCATCAGCGGCTGCCCGAATGGTTGTTCGCGCCCGTACCTGGGCGAGATCGCCCTGGTCGGCAAGGCGCCCGGCCGCTACAACCTGATGCTGGGCGCCGATCATCGCGGCCAGCGCTTGAACACGTTGTACCGCGAGAACATCGCCGAACCCGAAATCCTGGCCGCGCTCGATCCCTTGTTCGCCGGTTATGCAAGCGAGCGCATCGGCGACGAAGGTTTCGGCGATTACCTGGTCCGCAGCGAAGTCGTATCCGTCCCCTATCCCACTCCCACCGGCATTCCGGTCGTTCTGGTTACCGAGGCCCACGCATGA
- a CDS encoding assimilatory sulfite reductase (NADPH) flavoprotein subunit, producing the protein MPAAATTIAPAVLATPLPADRLDSLARLTDGLDSNSLWWLSGYAAGLARSGAGTLATAVAAALPEARSSERLTIVYGSQTGNAKRLAEQLASQAEAAGLGVRLLRADAYPTRELKNERLLYIVISTQGDGDPPDDARGLVEFLAGKRAPELKNLSYAVLGLGDSSYPQFCAIGSKLDTRLAELGATRLFARGEADLDFETVSTPWLQQALTQAKETLKPAAAHLATVTPLRPLPAAPAFHRDAPFAAELIANRRLIARGTSARGAYSADKDIRHIELSLEGSGLHYQPGDALGLWPRNPPELVQAVLETLELDGDASVSHGGHNLPLRQWLGEKRELTKLARPFIASHAAHARSDELNRLLAPDNAAQLADLLSRTQVIDLLQRYDGQWSAEELVAALRPLTPRLYSIASSQKAVGEEAHLTVAHLQYESEHGPRWGAASHLLAAAEEGERLPVFIEHNERFRLPADGNRDIVMIGPGTGVAPFRGFVQDRAADGAGGRNWLLFGNPHFRTDFLYQTEWQAALKSGQLHRLDLAFSRDQAQKVYVQHRLREHGRDLYDWLQGGAHLYVCGDATRMARDVHAALLSVIAEHGGKSAEAAEEYLNELQQQGRYARDVY; encoded by the coding sequence GTGCCCGCCGCCGCCACCACGATCGCCCCCGCTGTGCTCGCCACTCCGCTGCCCGCGGACCGGCTCGATTCGCTCGCCCGTCTCACCGACGGCCTGGACAGCAACAGTCTGTGGTGGCTGTCCGGCTACGCCGCCGGCCTGGCCCGTTCCGGCGCCGGCACGCTCGCCACCGCGGTCGCGGCGGCCCTGCCGGAAGCCAGGAGCAGCGAGCGCCTGACCATCGTCTATGGCAGCCAGACCGGCAACGCCAAGCGATTGGCCGAGCAGCTCGCCAGCCAGGCCGAGGCCGCCGGACTGGGCGTGCGCCTGCTCCGCGCCGACGCCTACCCGACCCGCGAACTCAAGAACGAGCGCCTGCTCTACATCGTCATCAGCACCCAGGGCGACGGCGATCCGCCGGACGACGCGCGCGGTCTGGTCGAATTCCTTGCCGGCAAGCGCGCGCCCGAGCTCAAGAACCTGAGCTACGCCGTGCTGGGCCTGGGCGATTCCAGCTACCCGCAGTTCTGCGCGATCGGCAGCAAGCTCGACACGCGCCTGGCCGAACTGGGCGCCACGCGTCTGTTCGCGCGCGGCGAAGCCGACCTGGATTTCGAAACCGTCTCCACGCCGTGGCTGCAGCAGGCGCTGACCCAGGCGAAGGAAACCCTGAAGCCGGCGGCCGCGCATCTGGCCACGGTGACGCCGCTGCGGCCGCTGCCGGCGGCGCCGGCGTTCCATCGCGACGCGCCGTTCGCGGCCGAGCTGATCGCCAACCGCCGCCTGATCGCGCGCGGCACCAGCGCGCGCGGCGCGTACAGCGCCGACAAGGACATCCGTCATATCGAACTGTCGCTGGAAGGCTCCGGCCTGCACTATCAGCCCGGCGACGCGCTTGGCCTGTGGCCGCGCAACCCGCCCGAGCTGGTGCAGGCGGTGCTGGAGACGCTGGAACTCGACGGCGACGCCTCGGTCAGCCACGGCGGCCACAATCTGCCGCTGCGGCAGTGGCTGGGCGAAAAGCGCGAACTCACCAAGCTGGCGCGGCCGTTCATCGCCAGCCACGCCGCGCACGCGCGCAGCGACGAACTCAACCGCCTGCTCGCGCCGGACAACGCCGCGCAATTGGCCGATCTGCTGTCGCGCACGCAGGTGATCGACCTGCTGCAGCGCTACGACGGCCAGTGGTCGGCGGAAGAACTGGTCGCCGCGCTGCGTCCGCTGACGCCGCGGCTGTATTCGATCGCTTCCAGCCAGAAGGCCGTCGGCGAAGAAGCGCATCTGACCGTCGCCCATCTGCAATACGAAAGCGAACACGGCCCGCGCTGGGGTGCGGCCTCGCATCTGCTGGCCGCAGCGGAGGAAGGCGAGCGCCTGCCGGTGTTCATCGAACACAACGAGCGCTTCCGCCTGCCCGCCGACGGCAATCGCGACATCGTCATGATCGGCCCGGGCACCGGCGTGGCGCCGTTCCGCGGCTTCGTCCAGGACCGCGCCGCCGACGGCGCCGGCGGCCGCAACTGGTTGCTGTTCGGCAATCCGCATTTCCGCACCGATTTCCTCTACCAGACCGAATGGCAGGCGGCGCTGAAGTCGGGCCAGCTGCATCGGCTCGATCTGGCCTTCTCGCGCGATCAGGCGCAAAAGGTCTACGTGCAGCATCGCCTGCGCGAACACGGCCGCGACCTGTACGACTGGCTGCAGGGCGGCGCGCACCTGTACGTGTGCGGCGACGCCACCCGAATGGCCCGCGACGTGCACGCCGCGTTGCTGTCGGTCATCGCCGAACACGGCGGCAAGAGCGCGGAAGCCGCCGAAGAGTATCTGAACGAGTTGCAGCAACAGGGCCGTTACGCCCGGGACGTTTATTGA